In Thermoanaerobaculia bacterium, the genomic stretch CGTCCGACGGCCGCGATGCGGTCGCCCGAGACGAGGATCACGCCGTCGGAGATCGGCGCGCCTTCGTAGCCGTCGATGATCTGTCCGCCGACGAGTGCCAGCGTGATCTTCGGATCCTGCGCGTGGAGGGGAAGCGCCGCGGCGAACGCGGCCGCGAGGAGAAGCATCGATTGTCGGATCTTCATCCGGAAAGCTTATCGCGGGTGAACGCGACCGTGCGAATCGCGCCGCCCGTTATTGAATCGGGAGACGGCCGGAGAAGCCCTCTTCGTAGGAGTGAAAGAAATCGAGCCCCTCTTCCGGCCACTTCCAGCAGTAATAGCCTCCGCCGGAATCGAAGTCGACGAGCCAGGGTCCCTTCACTTCCGCGCCGATCTCGCGGATCTTCGCGGCCCATCGGTCGAGGAGCTCCGCCGCCGCGCGCTGCAGTTCCTCGTGGGAGAGCTCTCGCTCGCCGGATTCGGTGTCGTCGATCGCGAGCTGGATCGCGGCGAGCTGTTCGATCGCGTCGCGGGTGATCTCGCGCACCTGCGGAAGGAGGCTTCGGGCCTCCTCGAAAGTGAAGATGCGGGATTGGCGCGAGGCGCTCATCGCGTCCAATATATCGCGGAAATATGAGAGAATCGGCCTCTATGGCCGCCCGCGCTCCCGTCGAAGAGGCCCGTCCCGAGGGAGCCCATTACTGGGCCCGGCACAGCGCGGAGCTTCGCGCACGGCTCGCGCGGGAAGTTCCGCACGAGGAGTTGAAGCGCCTCCACCGGAAAAGCGCGGCGCGGCATTTCGGGATCGCGATCCGCCAGGTCGCGATCCTGGCGGCGGCGACCTGGGCGGCGGCGCGGTTCCCGAACCCCCTCGTCTGGATTCCGGCCGCGATCGTGTCCGGATTCACGCTGTTCAACTTCACGGTTCTCCTCCACGACGTCGTCCACAACGACGTCTGGACCGGGCGCCACGACCGCGCCAACCGCATCCTGGGCCTGATCTACGCCTTTCCGTCGGGGATCTCCGCGTCGCAATTTTCCCGCTGGCATCTCACGCATCACGCCGAGCTCGGGTCGGAAACCGCCGATCCGAAGCG encodes the following:
- a CDS encoding DUF2203 domain-containing protein; amino-acid sequence: MSASRQSRIFTFEEARSLLPQVREITRDAIEQLAAIQLAIDDTESGERELSHEELQRAAAELLDRWAAKIREIGAEVKGPWLVDFDSGGGYYCWKWPEEGLDFFHSYEEGFSGRLPIQ